In Dromaius novaehollandiae isolate bDroNov1 chromosome 2, bDroNov1.hap1, whole genome shotgun sequence, one DNA window encodes the following:
- the RAMP3 gene encoding receptor activity-modifying protein 3 isoform X3 has product MEAPCCRRRQLPVLLLWVNGLMTLGLTGARQQTNLCNESLMLEKLPACGKSFEEMMKKVDSKKWCNLTEFIICWRCLNIFF; this is encoded by the exons atGGAGGCGCCCTGCTGCCGCCGGCGGCAGCTCCCCGTCCTGCTGCTGTGGG ttaaTGGTCTAATGACGCTTGGATTAACAG GTGCACGTCAACAGACTAATCTCTGCAATGAATCCCTCATGTTAGAAAAGTTGCCTGCCTGTGGAAAATCCTTTGAAGAGATGATGAAGAAAGTAGACTCTAAAAAATGGTGCAACCTGACAGAATTTATCAT TTGCTGGAGATGTTTAAACATCTTTTTCTAA